The following are encoded in a window of Fusarium verticillioides 7600 chromosome 6, whole genome shotgun sequence genomic DNA:
- a CDS encoding 3,4-dihydroxy-2-butanone 4-phosphate synthase, whose translation MPATIPQNQFDSIPDSIEAFRNGEFLVVLDDPSRENEADLIIAAEDVTTEKMGFLIHHSSGYVCAPLSPDITTSLDLPQMVPNNQDLRGTAYTISVDSADPSVSTGISARDRALTCRTLADPNARPDSFRRPGHVLPLRSRPGGVRQRPGHTEAAVDFCRLAGKAHAAVICEIVDVGEEAPGQALRHNHGMLRGEDCITFARKWGLKVCTIADLVAYLEKTEGKLEANGAESNGN comes from the exons ATGCCCGCAACAATCCCCCAGAACCAGTTTGACTCAATCCCCGACTCGATCGAGGCTTTCC GGAATGGAGAATTCCTCGTCGTGCTTGATGACCCTTCACGAGAAAACGAAGCCGATTTGATTATTGCTGCTGAAGATGTTACAACCGAGAAGATGGGTTTCCTTATCCACCACTCCTCCGGCTACGTCTGCGCTCCTCTCTCCCCCGATATCACTACCTCTCTCGACCTTCCTCAGATGGTCCCCAACAACCAGGACCTTCGAGGTACCGCCTACACCATCTCAGTTGATTCAGCCGACCCCTCCGTCTCAACCGGAATCAGTGCTCGCGACCGCGCTCTAACCTGCCGCACACTCGCCGACCCCAACGCACGCCCTGATAGCTTCCGCCGTCCAGGCCATGTCCTTCCTCTGCGATCCCGCCCTGGTGGCGTTAGACAGCGACCGGGTCATAccgaggctgctgttgacttCTGCCGACTAGCTGGCAAGGCCCATGCCGCGGTTATCTGCGAAATTGTCGACGTCGGCGAGGAGGCCCCTGGCCAGGCTCTTCGTCATAATCATGGCATGTTGAGAGGCGAGGATTGTATCACTTTCGCCCGAAAGTGGGGTTTGAAGGTCTGCACCATTGCTGATTTGGTCGCATaccttgagaagactgagggAAAGCTCGAGGCCAACGGCGCTGAGTCCAATGGCAACTAA
- a CDS encoding formamidopyrimidine-DNA glycosylase codes for MHFGMTGWMHIKDEQTAYTNYYKKMKEGEHEQWPPKFWKFQFKTEGSPGVEVAFTDARRFGRVRLVDCPGDQIRKHSPLVENGPDPVVDLDRFTEDYLRSKMRARHVPIKALLLDQTMISGIGNWVADETLYQAKIHPEQYCDSFNDAQIATLYEMIRYVCQTAVDKLGDSDEFPEHWLFNYRWSKGAKGAATKLPNGEKLAFITVGGRTSCYAPGVQKKTGNTAPGIKEEPLEEKAEIKAPKKSRKKSPEAAEENVQPPKKKRTKATKKETNGDAIKTEDAAEEAQPDVGRRRSTRLRK; via the exons ATGCATTTTGGAATGACCG GTTGGATGCACATCAAGGACGAACAGACAGCATATACCAACTACTAtaagaagatgaaagagggCGAGCACGAACAATGGCCGCCCAAGTTCTGGAAGTTCCAGTTCAAAACCGAGGGTTCGCCTGGCGTAGAAGTAGCCTTCACTGATGCGCGTAGGTTTGGTCGCGTGCGGCTTGTCGACTGTCCCGGAGACCAGATAAGGAAGCATTCGCCTCTGGTAGAGAACGGACCGGATCCAGTCGTCGACCTTGATCGTTTCACTGAAGATTACTTGCGTTCCAAGATGCGAGCCCGTCATGTCCCTATCAAGGCCCTCTTGCTAGATCAAACGATGATCAGTGGAATTGGTAATTGGGTGGCTGACGAAACACTCTACCAAGCTAAGATTCATCCTGAGCAATACTGCGATTCGTTCAACGATGCCCAAATCGCTACCCTCTATGAAATGATCCGCTATGTGTGTCAAACAGCCGTCGATAAACTGGGAGACTCAGACGAATTCCCCGAACACTGGCTCTTCAACTATAGATGGAGCAAGGGCGCAAAGGGCGCAGCGACCAAGCTCCCCAATGGCGAAAAACTGGCTTTCATTACAGTTGGCGGACGGACAAGTTGTTATGCGCCCGGCGTACAGAAGAAGACGGGAAATACAGCTCCCGGCATCAAAGAGGAGCCTCTGGAGGAAAAGGCCGAAATTAAAGCtcccaagaagtcaagaaagAAGTCACCAGAGGCAGCCGAGGAGAACGTCCAGcctccaaagaagaagcgcacAAAGgcgaccaagaaggagacgaaTGGAGACGCCATAAAGACTGAGGATGCTGCCGAGGAAGCACAGCCAGATGttgggcgaagaagatccaCCCGCCTCAGGAAGTAG
- a CDS encoding formamidopyrimidine-DNA glycosylase, whose product MPEIAEVARIVHFLRLHVVGKRIVSASAIDDKNVFGKVGTSGEEVETALKGKKIVSAGSQGKYFWITLDKPPHLVMHFGMTGWMHIKDEQTAYTNYYKKMKEGEHEQWPPKFWKFQFKTEGSPGVEVAFTDARRFGRVRLVDCPGDQIRKHSPLVENGPDPVVDLDRFTEDYLRSKMRARHVPIKALLLDQTMISGIGNWVADETLYQAKIHPEQYCDSFNDAQIATLYEMIRYVCQTAVDKLGDSDEFPEHWLFNYRWSKGAKGAATKLPNGEKLAFITVGGRTSCYAPGVQKKTGNTAPGIKEEPLEEKAEIKAPKKSRKKSPEAAEENVQPPKKKRTKATKKETNGDAIKTEDAAEEAQPDVGRRRSTRLRK is encoded by the exons ATGCCTGAGATCGCAGAAG TTGCCCGTATCGTCCATTTCCTACGCCTTCATGTGGTCGGGAAACGCATCGTATCCGCTTCTGCAATAGATGACAAGAATGTGTTTGGCAAAGTTGGTACAAGTGGTGAGGAAGTAGAAACTGCTCTGAAGGGGAAGAAG ATCGTTTCTGCAGGAAGCCAGGGGAAATACTTCTG GATCACCCTTGACAAACCTCCGCATCTGGTAATGCATTTTGGAATGACCG GTTGGATGCACATCAAGGACGAACAGACAGCATATACCAACTACTAtaagaagatgaaagagggCGAGCACGAACAATGGCCGCCCAAGTTCTGGAAGTTCCAGTTCAAAACCGAGGGTTCGCCTGGCGTAGAAGTAGCCTTCACTGATGCGCGTAGGTTTGGTCGCGTGCGGCTTGTCGACTGTCCCGGAGACCAGATAAGGAAGCATTCGCCTCTGGTAGAGAACGGACCGGATCCAGTCGTCGACCTTGATCGTTTCACTGAAGATTACTTGCGTTCCAAGATGCGAGCCCGTCATGTCCCTATCAAGGCCCTCTTGCTAGATCAAACGATGATCAGTGGAATTGGTAATTGGGTGGCTGACGAAACACTCTACCAAGCTAAGATTCATCCTGAGCAATACTGCGATTCGTTCAACGATGCCCAAATCGCTACCCTCTATGAAATGATCCGCTATGTGTGTCAAACAGCCGTCGATAAACTGGGAGACTCAGACGAATTCCCCGAACACTGGCTCTTCAACTATAGATGGAGCAAGGGCGCAAAGGGCGCAGCGACCAAGCTCCCCAATGGCGAAAAACTGGCTTTCATTACAGTTGGCGGACGGACAAGTTGTTATGCGCCCGGCGTACAGAAGAAGACGGGAAATACAGCTCCCGGCATCAAAGAGGAGCCTCTGGAGGAAAAGGCCGAAATTAAAGCtcccaagaagtcaagaaagAAGTCACCAGAGGCAGCCGAGGAGAACGTCCAGcctccaaagaagaagcgcacAAAGgcgaccaagaaggagacgaaTGGAGACGCCATAAAGACTGAGGATGCTGCCGAGGAAGCACAGCCAGATGttgggcgaagaagatccaCCCGCCTCAGGAAGTAG
- a CDS encoding hypothetical protein (At least one base has a quality score < 10) — MLHRPKAQSVRHRGSVSSRYTALQRAETATTSNSRLRSNSNLDTEDEEMAIAHPVEPRARIPMLPPVLNKSIDTHPVCWLDFTENAIMTSCKSGHMRTWLRPGSELTAQTKGAEALGATS, encoded by the exons ATGCTTCACCGACCCAAGGCG CAATCTGTACGACACCGTGGATCTGTCTCATCGCGCTATACGGCTTTGCAGCGAGCTGAGACGGCCACCACGTCCAACTCAAGGTTGCGATCAAACTCGAACCTAGATACCGAAGACGAGGAAATGGCTATCGCACACCCTGTGGAGCCGCGGGCTAGAATTCCAATGCTCCCTCCCGTACTT AACAAATCAATTGATACCCACCCAGTCTGTTGGCTGGATTTCACAGAGAACGCTATCATGACGAGCTGCAAATCAG GACATATGAGAACGTGGCTGCGACCTGGATCGGAGCTTACGGCACAGACCAAGGGAGCAGAAGCCCTGGGAGCAACATCATGA
- a CDS encoding hypothetical protein (At least one base has a quality score < 10), translating to MLHRPKAQSVRHRGSVSSRYTALQRAETATTSNSRLRSNSNLDTEDEEMAIAHPVEPRARIPMLPPVLNKSIDTHPVCWLDFTENAIMTSCKSGKLHQTKL from the exons ATGCTTCACCGACCCAAGGCG CAATCTGTACGACACCGTGGATCTGTCTCATCGCGCTATACGGCTTTGCAGCGAGCTGAGACGGCCACCACGTCCAACTCAAGGTTGCGATCAAACTCGAACCTAGATACCGAAGACGAGGAAATGGCTATCGCACACCCTGTGGAGCCGCGGGCTAGAATTCCAATGCTCCCTCCCGTACTT AACAAATCAATTGATACCCACCCAGTCTGTTGGCTGGATTTCACAGAGAACGCTATCATGACGAGCTGCAAATCAGGTAAGCTACACCAAACCAAGCTTTGA
- a CDS encoding hypothetical protein (At least one base has a quality score < 10) — MRETEVPALAGCGRVDSGFGFGTVASEGWGGGVARCKSSLSVYVPSGFHYVSRDAMRSWRAIVYLLRPGIAIRDLSDSITYCLSLSWEQDVYHRRHKAPWWDIVAGEVTRWNSIVSVCVGRRRADAQTPAHEEIIRNGGREWTYNMMAVQRTLVYFQ; from the coding sequence atgagAGAGACTGAGGTACCGGCGCTGGCAGGCTGCGGGAGAGTCGATAGCGGGTTCGGGTTCGGGACGGTGGCTTCGGAAGGATGGGGCGGAGGTGTCGCAAGATGTAAGTCTTCTTTAAGTGTATACGTGCCTAGTGGGTTTCACTACGTTAGTCGAGATGCCATGAGATCATGGAGAGCTATTGTCTACCTTCTCCGACCAGGAATTGCCATTCGGGACCTGTCGGATTCGATAACGTATTGTTTGTCTCTATCATGGGAACAGGATGTATACCACCGGCGCCATAAGGCCCCATGGTGGGATATCGTGGCGGGGGAGGTAACACGCTGGAATTCCATTGTGTCAGTTTGTGTCGGGCGTAGACGAGCCGATGCTCAAACGCCGGCGCATGAGGAGATTATACGCAATGGGGGGAGGGAGTGGACGTACAACATGATGGCGGTTCAGAGAACGCTTGTATATTTCCAATGA
- a CDS encoding mitochondrial Rho GTPase 1 encodes MAAVRICVCGDESTGKSSLIASLVKDQFVNNKIQPVLPQITIPPSIGTPENVSTTIVDTSARPQDRTTLRKEIRKCNVILLVYADHYSYERVALFWMPYFRSLGVNVPVVLCANKSDLAGQGTTPQVVEEELLPVMAEFREIDSCIRASARDHRNVNEVFFLCQKAVTHPIAPLFDYKEGHLKPLCVDALRRIFYLCDKDQDGYLNEQEMRDFQARCFEKPLTADDLDNIKLSISKSLPTSELEKGIDLPGFLQLNKLYAEKGRHETIWIILRKYHYTDSLSLEDKFIRPKFDVPEYSSAELSPAGYRFFVDLFLLFDKDNDGGLNDQELEALFAPAPGLPSSWTDSSFPSSTVRNEAGHVTLQGWLAQWSMTTFIEPKTTIEYLAYLGFEPSNPKEPITAALKITKPRKRRRRPGRVERNVVLCYVLGASGAGKSALLDSFLNRPFDGLYHPTIKPRRAVNSVELPGGKQVYLILEELGELEPAILDNPAKLDACDLICYAYDSSDPDSFSHIVDLRSKYAHLDELPSIYTALKADKDKTNQRCELQPDQYTASLNMSLPLHVSVTWGSISELFVAFADAATNPSTAFPRSNEEGPDRTSLYIALGATACAGVAALTIWRRATNAL; translated from the exons atggccgcTG TGCGCATCTGCGTCTGCGGTGATGAAAGCACCGGCAAATCGAGCCTCATCGCTTCTCTCGTTAAGGATCAAtttgtcaacaacaaaatcCAGCCCGTCCTTCCTCAAATCACTATTCCTCCTAGTATTGGTACGCCCGAGAAtgtctcaacaaccatcgTCGATACCTCAGCTCGCCCTCAAGACCGAACTACTTTGCGCAAAGAGATCCGAAAGTGCAatgtcatcctcctcgtctaTGCCGACCATTACAGCTACGAAAGAGTAGCATTGTTCTGGATGCCATACTTCCGATCCCTCGGCGTCAACGTCCCCGTCGTATTATGCGCCAACAAATCCGATCTGGCTGGCCAGGGCACCACACCTCAGGTAGTCGAGGAGGAATTGCTACCTGTGATGGCTGAATTCCGCGAAATCGACTCTTGCATCCGCGCCAGCGCTCGAGACCATCGAAACGTAAACGAAGTCTTTTTCCTTTGTCAAAAGGCCGTAACTCATCCAATTGCCCCTCTATTTGACTACAAGGAGGGGCATCTCAAGCCTCTGTGCGTTGACGCTCTGAGGCGCATATTCTATCTTTGCGACAAAGACCAGGACGGATATCTCAATGAACAAGAAATGAGAGACTTCCAAGCACGTTGCTTCGAAAAACCTCTGACAGCGGACGACCTAGACAATATCAAACTCAGTATCTCGAAATCGTTGCCCACGTCCGAGTTAGAAAAAGGCATTGATCTGCCAGGATTCCTGCAATTAAACAAACTTTATGCTGAGAAGGGTCGCCACGAAACTATCTGGATTATCCTTCGAAAATATCACTATACCGATAGTCTCAGTCTCGAGGACAAGTTTATTCGACCCAAGTTCGATGTTCCAGAGTACTCGTCGGCCGAGTTGAGTCCTGCTGGTTATAGATTCTTTGTGGATCTCTTCTTGCTGTTTGACAAGGACAATGATGGTGGCCTCAATgatcaagaacttgaggctctgtTTGCCCCAGCTCCAGGACTTCCCAGTTCCTGGACCGACTCGTCGTTCCCCTCCTCGACTGTAAGGAATGAAGCTGGGCATGTTACTTTGCAGGGGTGGCTGGCTCAGTGGAGTATGACAACATTTATCGAACCCAAGACAACCATTGAATATCTCGCGTATCTGGGATTTGAGCCTTCGAATCCCAAGGAACCCATCACCGCGGCACTCAAGATAACCAAGCCTCGTAAGAGAAGGAGACGTCCTGGTCGGGTGGAGCGTAACGTGGTCCTCTGCTACGTTCTTGGTGCATCAGGAGCAGGCAAATCCGCTCTCCTCGACTCATTCCTCAACCGCCCTTTTGATGGTCTTTACCATCCAACCATCAAGCCGCGCCGCGCTGTCAACAGTGTCGAGCTGCCAGGCGGAAAACAGGTGTACCTCAttctggaagagcttggggagctggagccTGCAATCCTTGACAACCCGGCCAAATTAGATGCTTGCGATCTTATCTGCTACGCCTATGACTCGTCTGACCCCGACTCGTTCTCGCATATCGTTGATCTGCGGAGCAAATACGCGCACCTTGATGAGCTCCCTTCGATCTATACTGCTCTCAAGGCCGataaagacaagacaaaccaACGCTGTGAGCTTCAGCCAGATCAGTATACTGCCTCACTCAACATGAGCCTGCCGTTACATGTGAGTGTCACCTGGGGTAGCATCAGTGAGCTTTTTGTAGCTTTTGCAGATGCCGCTACAAATCCTAGTACGGCTTTCCCCAGGAGCAATGAGGAGGGGCCTGATCGGACCAGTTTGTATATTGCATTGGGCGCCACGGCCTGTGCAGGAGTTGCTGCTTTAACGATATGGCGACGAGCAACGAATGCTCTTTAA
- a CDS encoding mitochondrial Rho GTPase 1 translates to MTNLPCAVRICVCGDESTGKSSLIASLVKDQFVNNKIQPVLPQITIPPSIGTPENVSTTIVDTSARPQDRTTLRKEIRKCNVILLVYADHYSYERVALFWMPYFRSLGVNVPVVLCANKSDLAGQGTTPQVVEEELLPVMAEFREIDSCIRASARDHRNVNEVFFLCQKAVTHPIAPLFDYKEGHLKPLCVDALRRIFYLCDKDQDGYLNEQEMRDFQARCFEKPLTADDLDNIKLSISKSLPTSELEKGIDLPGFLQLNKLYAEKGRHETIWIILRKYHYTDSLSLEDKFIRPKFDVPEYSSAELSPAGYRFFVDLFLLFDKDNDGGLNDQELEALFAPAPGLPSSWTDSSFPSSTVRNEAGHVTLQGWLAQWSMTTFIEPKTTIEYLAYLGFEPSNPKEPITAALKITKPRKRRRRPGRVERNVVLCYVLGASGAGKSALLDSFLNRPFDGLYHPTIKPRRAVNSVELPGGKQVYLILEELGELEPAILDNPAKLDACDLICYAYDSSDPDSFSHIVDLRSKYAHLDELPSIYTALKADKDKTNQRCELQPDQYTASLNMSLPLHVSVTWGSISELFVAFADAATNPSTAFPRSNEEGPDRTSLYIALGATACAGVAALTIWRRATNAL, encoded by the coding sequence ATGACTAACCTTCCCTGCGCAGTGCGCATCTGCGTCTGCGGTGATGAAAGCACCGGCAAATCGAGCCTCATCGCTTCTCTCGTTAAGGATCAAtttgtcaacaacaaaatcCAGCCCGTCCTTCCTCAAATCACTATTCCTCCTAGTATTGGTACGCCCGAGAAtgtctcaacaaccatcgTCGATACCTCAGCTCGCCCTCAAGACCGAACTACTTTGCGCAAAGAGATCCGAAAGTGCAatgtcatcctcctcgtctaTGCCGACCATTACAGCTACGAAAGAGTAGCATTGTTCTGGATGCCATACTTCCGATCCCTCGGCGTCAACGTCCCCGTCGTATTATGCGCCAACAAATCCGATCTGGCTGGCCAGGGCACCACACCTCAGGTAGTCGAGGAGGAATTGCTACCTGTGATGGCTGAATTCCGCGAAATCGACTCTTGCATCCGCGCCAGCGCTCGAGACCATCGAAACGTAAACGAAGTCTTTTTCCTTTGTCAAAAGGCCGTAACTCATCCAATTGCCCCTCTATTTGACTACAAGGAGGGGCATCTCAAGCCTCTGTGCGTTGACGCTCTGAGGCGCATATTCTATCTTTGCGACAAAGACCAGGACGGATATCTCAATGAACAAGAAATGAGAGACTTCCAAGCACGTTGCTTCGAAAAACCTCTGACAGCGGACGACCTAGACAATATCAAACTCAGTATCTCGAAATCGTTGCCCACGTCCGAGTTAGAAAAAGGCATTGATCTGCCAGGATTCCTGCAATTAAACAAACTTTATGCTGAGAAGGGTCGCCACGAAACTATCTGGATTATCCTTCGAAAATATCACTATACCGATAGTCTCAGTCTCGAGGACAAGTTTATTCGACCCAAGTTCGATGTTCCAGAGTACTCGTCGGCCGAGTTGAGTCCTGCTGGTTATAGATTCTTTGTGGATCTCTTCTTGCTGTTTGACAAGGACAATGATGGTGGCCTCAATgatcaagaacttgaggctctgtTTGCCCCAGCTCCAGGACTTCCCAGTTCCTGGACCGACTCGTCGTTCCCCTCCTCGACTGTAAGGAATGAAGCTGGGCATGTTACTTTGCAGGGGTGGCTGGCTCAGTGGAGTATGACAACATTTATCGAACCCAAGACAACCATTGAATATCTCGCGTATCTGGGATTTGAGCCTTCGAATCCCAAGGAACCCATCACCGCGGCACTCAAGATAACCAAGCCTCGTAAGAGAAGGAGACGTCCTGGTCGGGTGGAGCGTAACGTGGTCCTCTGCTACGTTCTTGGTGCATCAGGAGCAGGCAAATCCGCTCTCCTCGACTCATTCCTCAACCGCCCTTTTGATGGTCTTTACCATCCAACCATCAAGCCGCGCCGCGCTGTCAACAGTGTCGAGCTGCCAGGCGGAAAACAGGTGTACCTCAttctggaagagcttggggagctggagccTGCAATCCTTGACAACCCGGCCAAATTAGATGCTTGCGATCTTATCTGCTACGCCTATGACTCGTCTGACCCCGACTCGTTCTCGCATATCGTTGATCTGCGGAGCAAATACGCGCACCTTGATGAGCTCCCTTCGATCTATACTGCTCTCAAGGCCGataaagacaagacaaaccaACGCTGTGAGCTTCAGCCAGATCAGTATACTGCCTCACTCAACATGAGCCTGCCGTTACATGTGAGTGTCACCTGGGGTAGCATCAGTGAGCTTTTTGTAGCTTTTGCAGATGCCGCTACAAATCCTAGTACGGCTTTCCCCAGGAGCAATGAGGAGGGGCCTGATCGGACCAGTTTGTATATTGCATTGGGCGCCACGGCCTGTGCAGGAGTTGCTGCTTTAACGATATGGCGACGAGCAACGAATGCTCTTTAA
- a CDS encoding mRNA (guanine-N7-)-methyltransferase, translated as MQLDRMGRAPLHQCNAEIRYRTCIIFHFSFNSINLNTQLRIYHCNQSTHISQKERVKLSEMGRDSDRDDGDERNHRKRPANDEPQDDLPQPYNAKSLQPAKRRALSPSEQPRKLKRPGARSRISEAEREKIRQRQLEREREAAAEEAAEAEQERIRNNSDLVRHHYNNVPERGRDWRTRDSKIKGLRVFNNWIKSCIIQRYSPDEDHTPGSREAGRSSGKDLLVLDMGCGKGGDLNKWQQAPQPIQLYVGLDPADVSIEQARDRYRTLGSRGGRGGRGGHRRPPPRLFDARFHVKDCFGESIENLDIIQQVGFDPSPMNRRGFDVVSMMFSMHYAFESEKNARNMLRNVAGALKKGGRFIGCIPNSDVLGERVRKFNEEAAAKRAAKQSEEKIGDGSTTPQQTEPEDGELEEGEEEPTAEWGNSIYRVRFPGKTPDDGVFRPAFGWKYNFFLDEAVEEVPEYVVPWEAFRALAEDYNLELQFHRTFPEIWEAEKDDRELGPLSERMGVRERGGGPLLVSDEEMEAASFYVGFCFYKV; from the coding sequence ATGCAGCTGGACCGCATGGGCCGAGCGCCCTTACATCAGTGCAACGCTGAGATTAGATACAGAACTTGCATCATATTCCATTTCTCTTTCAATTCAATAAACTTGAACACCCAACTTCGCATCTACCATTGCAATCAATCGACACATATATCACAAAAAGAACGAGTGAAACTGTCAGAAATGGGCAGAGACTCTGATCGCGACGACGGTGACGAGCGAAACCACCGCAAGCGTCCTGCAAACGACGAACCTCAAGATGATCTACCCCAGCCATACAACGCCAAATCACTTCAGCCAGCAAAGCGGCGCGCCCTCTCGCCATCAGAACAGCCTCGAAAGCTGAAGCGCCCCGGTGCGCGTTCGCGTATCTCAGAGGCCGAGCGTGAAAAGATTCGACAGCGCCAGCTCGAACGAGAACGCGAAGCTGCGGCTGAGGAAGCCGCCGAAGCTGAACAGGAGAGGATCCGAAACAACAGTGATCTTGTGCGACACCACTACAACAACGTACCAGAGCGCGGTCGCGACTGGAGAACAAGagacagcaagatcaagggacTTCGTGTTTTCAACAATTGGATCAAGAGCTGCATCATCCAGCGTTATTCACCCGATGAAGACCACACCCCTGGTTCGCGCGAAGCTGGACGCTCCAGTGGCAAGGACCTACTTGTGCTGGACATGGGATGTGGAAAGGGCGGCGATCTTAACAAATggcagcaagctcctcaaccaaTTCAGCTTTATGTTGGACTCGATCCCGCTGACGTGAGTATCGAGCAAGCCCGCGACCGCTACCGTACACTGGGTAGCCGTGGCGGGCGAGGTGGGCGCGGCGGACACCGACGACCGCCACCGCGCTTATTCGACGCTCGTTTCCACGTCAAAGATTGTTTCGGCGAGTCCATTGAGAACCTCGACATCATCCAGCAAGTCGGCTTCGACCCTTCACCTATGAACCGCCGAGGTTTCGACGTTGTCAGCATGATGTTCTCCATGCACTATGCTTTCGAGTCGGAAAAGAATGCGCGTAACATGCTCCGCAATGTCGCTGGAGCACTCAAGAAAGGAGGACGTTTCATCGGCTGCATCCCTAATTCTGATGTTCTGGGCGAGCGAGTCCGCAAATTCaacgaggaggctgctgccaagCGTGCAGCTAAGCAAAGCGAAGAAAAGATCGGCGATGGTTCGACAACACCGCAACAAACGGAGCCAGAGGATGGTGAGCtggaagagggcgaggaggagccGACTGCTGAATGGGGTAACTCGATTTACCGTGTGCGCTTCCCGGGGAAAACACCTGATGATGGTGTCTTTCGACCTGCCTTCGGCTGGAAATATAACTTCTTTCTAGACGAAGCTGTAGAGGAGGTGCCTGAGTATGTCGTACCCTGGGAGGCCTTCCGTGCTCTCGCCGAGGACTACAATCTTGAGTTGCAGTTTCATCGCACTTTTCCTGAAATCTGGGAGGCGGAGAAGGATGACCGCGAGCTTGGTCCGCTGAGCGAGCGCATGGGCGTACGGGAGCGTGGTGGAGGCCCTCTTCTGGTAtccgatgaggagatggaagcTGCTAGTTTCTACGTCGGGTTCTGCTTCTATAAGGTCTAA
- a CDS encoding mRNA (guanine-N7-)-methyltransferase: MGRDSDRDDGDERNHRKRPANDEPQDDLPQPYNAKSLQPAKRRALSPSEQPRKLKRPGARSRISEAEREKIRQRQLEREREAAAEEAAEAEQERIRNNSDLVRHHYNNVPERGRDWRTRDSKIKGLRVFNNWIKSCIIQRYSPDEDHTPGSREAGRSSGKDLLVLDMGCGKGGDLNKWQQAPQPIQLYVGLDPADVSIEQARDRYRTLGSRGGRGGRGGHRRPPPRLFDARFHVKDCFGESIENLDIIQQVGFDPSPMNRRGFDVVSMMFSMHYAFESEKNARNMLRNVAGALKKGGRFIGCIPNSDVLGERVRKFNEEAAAKRAAKQSEEKIGDGSTTPQQTEPEDGELEEGEEEPTAEWGNSIYRVRFPGKTPDDGVFRPAFGWKYNFFLDEAVEEVPEYVVPWEAFRALAEDYNLELQFHRTFPEIWEAEKDDRELGPLSERMGVRERGGGPLLVSDEEMEAASFYVGFCFYKV, from the coding sequence ATGGGCAGAGACTCTGATCGCGACGACGGTGACGAGCGAAACCACCGCAAGCGTCCTGCAAACGACGAACCTCAAGATGATCTACCCCAGCCATACAACGCCAAATCACTTCAGCCAGCAAAGCGGCGCGCCCTCTCGCCATCAGAACAGCCTCGAAAGCTGAAGCGCCCCGGTGCGCGTTCGCGTATCTCAGAGGCCGAGCGTGAAAAGATTCGACAGCGCCAGCTCGAACGAGAACGCGAAGCTGCGGCTGAGGAAGCCGCCGAAGCTGAACAGGAGAGGATCCGAAACAACAGTGATCTTGTGCGACACCACTACAACAACGTACCAGAGCGCGGTCGCGACTGGAGAACAAGagacagcaagatcaagggacTTCGTGTTTTCAACAATTGGATCAAGAGCTGCATCATCCAGCGTTATTCACCCGATGAAGACCACACCCCTGGTTCGCGCGAAGCTGGACGCTCCAGTGGCAAGGACCTACTTGTGCTGGACATGGGATGTGGAAAGGGCGGCGATCTTAACAAATggcagcaagctcctcaaccaaTTCAGCTTTATGTTGGACTCGATCCCGCTGACGTGAGTATCGAGCAAGCCCGCGACCGCTACCGTACACTGGGTAGCCGTGGCGGGCGAGGTGGGCGCGGCGGACACCGACGACCGCCACCGCGCTTATTCGACGCTCGTTTCCACGTCAAAGATTGTTTCGGCGAGTCCATTGAGAACCTCGACATCATCCAGCAAGTCGGCTTCGACCCTTCACCTATGAACCGCCGAGGTTTCGACGTTGTCAGCATGATGTTCTCCATGCACTATGCTTTCGAGTCGGAAAAGAATGCGCGTAACATGCTCCGCAATGTCGCTGGAGCACTCAAGAAAGGAGGACGTTTCATCGGCTGCATCCCTAATTCTGATGTTCTGGGCGAGCGAGTCCGCAAATTCaacgaggaggctgctgccaagCGTGCAGCTAAGCAAAGCGAAGAAAAGATCGGCGATGGTTCGACAACACCGCAACAAACGGAGCCAGAGGATGGTGAGCtggaagagggcgaggaggagccGACTGCTGAATGGGGTAACTCGATTTACCGTGTGCGCTTCCCGGGGAAAACACCTGATGATGGTGTCTTTCGACCTGCCTTCGGCTGGAAATATAACTTCTTTCTAGACGAAGCTGTAGAGGAGGTGCCTGAGTATGTCGTACCCTGGGAGGCCTTCCGTGCTCTCGCCGAGGACTACAATCTTGAGTTGCAGTTTCATCGCACTTTTCCTGAAATCTGGGAGGCGGAGAAGGATGACCGCGAGCTTGGTCCGCTGAGCGAGCGCATGGGCGTACGGGAGCGTGGTGGAGGCCCTCTTCTGGTAtccgatgaggagatggaagcTGCTAGTTTCTACGTCGGGTTCTGCTTCTATAAGGTCTAA